GTCCTGGCCCCAGCGCAGGAAGCGGTAGCGCTCCTGGTTGCGCTCGTACTCGAACGACACGTTCTGCAGGAACGCCTCGGCGGTGCCGTACTCGTCGGCCTGCACCGAGTGGTCGATCACGAGGTCGACCGGCTGCAGTGGGTTGATGCGCTGCGGGTCGCCGCCGAGCGCCGTGATCGCGTCGCGCATCGCCGCGAGGTCGACGACGCAGGGGACGCCGGTGAAGTCCTGCAGCAGCACGCGTGCGGGGCGGTAGGCCACCTCCTTCTCGGCGGCGGCCGTCACGTCCCACTTCGCGAGCGCCTCGACGTCCGCCTTCTTCACGAAGGCGCCGTCCTCGCCACGCAGCAGGTTCTCCAGCAGGACCTTCAGCGAGAACGGGAGGCGGTCGACGTTCCCGCCCGACAGCTCGCGCAGCGCGTCGAGGCGGAAGTAGGCGTACGACTTCCCGCCGACCGACAGCGTCGCCCGGCTGCCGAAGGAGTTGGGGTGCGTCATTGCATTGGCTCGGTGATCGCGCCCGGCGGGGCCCGCGGCCGCGGCGGGGGCGCGAGGTTCGGAGTGGAGCCGCTGCGCGGGTGAGCGGGAGGCCGCGCAGGCTGGGGGGCAATCTAGCACGAGCGTCGAGCGGTGAGCGTCGAGCGTGCCGCGGCGTCCTGCCGGCGGCCACTGGCGTGGCGGGCCGTTCCCGGCGTTCCTTCGGCTTCGTCCGAGCCGCCCTCGACGCTCGCCGCTCACCGCTCGACGCTCCCCGCTCATGTCGCTGCCCGCGTTCGACCCTGCTGCCCCGCTCGATCCCGTCGCGCTCGCGGCGCACCTCATGGCCGCCGACTCCACCAGTGGGCGCGAGGCGCCGGCGATCGATCGCATGGCGCAGGTGCTCGCCGCGCGCGGCTGGCGCGTGACGCGCATCCCCGTCGGTCCCGGCCGCGACGACCTGTTCGCCGAGGGCGAGCGTCCCGCGGAGGTCGTGCTCTCGACGCACCTCGACACGGTGCCGCCGTTCATCCCGCCGCGGCTGCACGACGGCCGCCTGTACGGGCGCGGGGCGTGCGACGCGAAGGGGATCGCCGCCGCGATGGTGTGCGCGGCCGAGCGGCTGCGCGCGCGCGCCGTGCCGGTGGGGCTGCTGTTCGTGGTGGGCGAGGAGACCGCGCACGACGGTGCGCACGCGGCGAACGACGCGCAGCCGCGCCTCGCGCCCGCGTGCCGCGCGCTGATCAACGGCGAGCCGACGGAGAGCGTGCTGGGCGTGGGCACCAAGGGCGCGCTCCGCTTCACGCTGCGCGCCACCGGGCGCGCCTGCCACTCCGCCTATCCGCAGCTGGGCGAGAGCGCGATCGCGAAGCTGGCGCGCCTGCTGGTGGAGCTGGAGACCCTCGCGCTGCCGACGGACCCTATACTCGGCGCGACGACGATCAACGTCGGCTCCGTCACGGGCGGCGTCGCCGACAACGTCGTCCCGCCGCTGGCCGAGGCGCGCTGCATGGCGCGGCTGGTGACGCCGGCGGAGACGCTGCGCGCGGTGCTCGAGGCCTGGGTCGGCGACCGCGCGACGATCACGTGGGGGATCACCGTGCCTCCGGTGCACCTCGGGACCGCGCCCGGCTTCCGCACCGACGTCGTCGCCTACGCGACCGACATCCCCGTGCTCACGCGCTGGGGGCGGCCGTACCTGTTCGGGCCGGGCTCCATCCACGTCGCGCACACCGACGACGAGCACGTGGACGTGGCCGAGCTGCGCGCCGCCGTGGACGCCTACGAGCGGCTGGCCGCGGCGGCGCTGACGGAGTCGTGAGCGCTCAGCGCAGGTACTGGTAGAGCCCCACCAGCCCCGTCACGGCGCCGCCGAAGGCGAGGATCCCGCCGGCGTCGTCGCCGACGATCAGGCCGATGACGACCGCGGCGCCGCCGACGATCATCAGCGCCTCGGGCTGGCCGAAGCCGGGGCGGTTGCGCGGCGCGCGCTCCCGCTCGCCCTGCTGCGCCGCGCGGGCGGCGTGCATGGGCGCGGTGGCGACGCCGGCGCGGGCGCCTTCGCGGGTGGGGCCGGGCGCGGGCGGCGTCTCGGACTGCGGCGCGGCCGCGGCGGGTGCGGGCACGGCGGGCGTGGTCAGCTCCTGGGCGGCCGCGGGCGCGGCGGTGACGAGCAGGGCAAGGACGAGCGAGCGCACGGACATTCGACACCTCGGCGAGGGGTGGGCACCACGGAACCGTCGGGGATGAGGAAAGATGCAGGCCGCGCCGCATCGCCGTCCCGGCCGCTTTCGTGAACGGATGGTCGTTCGCATGTTGGGGCGCTGCGGCTGGCCCACCACTCAGTCACAGGAGGCGTCATGCGATCCGTTCGTCGCGCCCTCGCGCTGCTCGCTCTCGTCCCCGTCGCCGCATCCGCGCAGGTCGTCCGATCCGCGGCCGGCCCCACTGCCGCCGACATCACGGCCGCGCGCGACCAGTTCCGCGTCGACCTCGGCGGCGGCAATGTCCCGGGAGCCGCCGGCCTGTTCTCCGACGGCACCGGCGCGCGTCGCGAGATCAACTGGGATGCAGTGCCCGACCAGTTCGCCTCGCCCAATAACCTGCCGGCGAACTTCTTCAATGTGAACTCGCCCCGAGGCGCCATCTTCTCGACGCCCGGCTCGGGTTTCAGGGTGAGCGCGGACGCGGTCAACCCGACGGCCACGCCGATCGCATTTGGCGAGATCAACCCCACCTACGGGGCGACGTTCGCCGCCTTTTCGCCTGAGCGCCTGTTCACCGCCGTCGGCAGCAACATCGTCGACGTACAGTTCTTCCTGGCGGGGACCGACACGCCGGCGCTCACCCGCGGCTTCGGGGCGATCTTCGTGGACGTGGACATGTCGGGGACGTCCATTGAGTACTTCGGGCTCACCGGCAACTCACTCGGCGTGTTCGCCGTTCCCGGCCTCGTGGGAAGTCAGACGTTCTCCTTCCTCGGGGTCTCTTGGGACGACGCAATCGTGAGCCGCGTGCGCATCATCGCGGGCACCACGGGACTCGGTCCGAACGACGGCGGCTCGACAGACGTCGTCGTGATGGACGATTTCCTCTATGGCAATCCGACGGCGGCGGCCGTCGTCCCCGAGCCGGCGACCGTGCTGCTCGTGGCCTCCGGCCTGGCGCTCGGCGCGCTCGTGAG
This is a stretch of genomic DNA from Roseisolibacter agri. It encodes these proteins:
- a CDS encoding M20/M25/M40 family metallo-hydrolase; amino-acid sequence: MSLPAFDPAAPLDPVALAAHLMAADSTSGREAPAIDRMAQVLAARGWRVTRIPVGPGRDDLFAEGERPAEVVLSTHLDTVPPFIPPRLHDGRLYGRGACDAKGIAAAMVCAAERLRARAVPVGLLFVVGEETAHDGAHAANDAQPRLAPACRALINGEPTESVLGVGTKGALRFTLRATGRACHSAYPQLGESAIAKLARLLVELETLALPTDPILGATTINVGSVTGGVADNVVPPLAEARCMARLVTPAETLRAVLEAWVGDRATITWGITVPPVHLGTAPGFRTDVVAYATDIPVLTRWGRPYLFGPGSIHVAHTDDEHVDVAELRAAVDAYERLAAAALTES
- a CDS encoding PEP-CTERM sorting domain-containing protein (PEP-CTERM proteins occur, often in large numbers, in the proteomes of bacteria that also encode an exosortase, a predicted intramembrane cysteine proteinase. The presence of a PEP-CTERM domain at a protein's C-terminus predicts cleavage within the sorting domain, followed by covalent anchoring to some some component of the (usually Gram-negative) cell surface. Many PEP-CTERM proteins exhibit an unusual sequence composition that includes large numbers of potential glycosylation sites. Expression of one such protein has been shown restore the ability of a bacterium to form floc, a type of biofilm.); the encoded protein is MRSVRRALALLALVPVAASAQVVRSAAGPTAADITAARDQFRVDLGGGNVPGAAGLFSDGTGARREINWDAVPDQFASPNNLPANFFNVNSPRGAIFSTPGSGFRVSADAVNPTATPIAFGEINPTYGATFAAFSPERLFTAVGSNIVDVQFFLAGTDTPALTRGFGAIFVDVDMSGTSIEYFGLTGNSLGVFAVPGLVGSQTFSFLGVSWDDAIVSRVRIIAGTTGLGPNDGGSTDVVVMDDFLYGNPTAAAVVPEPATVLLVASGLALGALVRRRRLG